The Proteiniphilum propionicum genome contains the following window.
GGGATTAGGAATTTAATGCGGCAAAAAATGGGATACCTTATGTTTCCGGGAGTAGCAAGTTTATGTTTTGGTAGTACCAAAACCCGCTTGCTCCCCGAAAAGGGAGAAGAAATCCCGATGGTCTGGAATGAAATCATAATGAAAAATGACATTGAAAACTAAAGTATGAACACGATAAAAAGGGGAGGGAGACCCGCCAAGAAACTGGGAGAGAAACGCAGGTACACCGTCAGCGTGAAACTCGACACGAGGGAGTATTTCTCGCTAAGGACAAAGGCAAACAGTGCGGGGATCAGCACGAGTGAATTTATCCGGCAGTCCATATCTGGGAGCATGATCCGTCCACGGATGACACCCGAAATGAACGACCATATCCGCAAACTGTCAGGGATGGGAAATAACCTGAACCAGATCGCGAGGAGAGCGAATGCCGAGGGGTACGCCAATGCAAGGGGAGAATACCTCCGTCTGGCAGTCAAGATCGACGACCTGATAGAAGCTTTACGCAATGATGGCTAAGATCACACAGGGAAGTTCTTTTAAAGGTGTGGTGAAATACGTCATCGATGAAAGGAAAGATATGCAGATACTCGCAGCGGACGGGTTACGCCTGAAAAACCTGAATACCGTCATCGACGGCTTTGTAACGCAGGCAGGCATGAACGGCAGGGTATCGAAACCGGTCGGACATATATCCCTCGATTTTTCAGCACAGGATAAGGACAAGATAACTAACCAAATGATGGTGAAGATCGCACACGATTATATGCAGCGCATGGGAATCACCGGCACGCAATATATCATTGCCAGGCATTTCGACAAGGAACACCCGCACATCCATCTTGTCTTTAATCGGGTTGACAATAACGGCAAGACCATATCCGACAGTAACGACCGTTACCGGAGCGAGAAGATCTGCAAGGAATTGACGCACAAGTACGGATTATACTATTCCACGGGCAAGGAGAATGTGAAGCAACACCGCCTGCGTGAGCCGGACAAGACCAGATACGAGATATACGAAGCCCTTAAAACTTCCGTCCCGAGGTGCAGGGACTGGAAACAATTGATAAGAGAACTTGAAAGATCAGGAATCAGGACGGAATTCAAGACCAAAGGCAATACCACCACCGTGGAGGGAGTAAAATTCAGAAAGGGAGGGTACACGTTCAACGGCTCGAAAGTGGACAGGATGTTCAGTTACTCGAAAATCGACTACCAATTAAAACAGAACGTCCGACAGTCCATGCGGCAGGATCAGGCACAATCGATATCGGCAACGGTACACAACAGTACAGAATCCATAGTATCGGGATTGGGAGGACTGTTCGACATCCGGCCTGCAAGCGGGCATGATGACGATCAGGCATACCTGTACCAGCAACCGAAAAAAAAGAAGAAACGCAGGTACGGCCGGCAGATGTAGTCTACATAATGCAGTCAATATCTCAATAAGTCATGGCATCATGATCTCATTAAATAGTACTTCAATGCATAAATGCAAGGGTGCAATAAAATATCAAGGTAATAACACAATAACACATTAAAGAAATGAAGAATAAAGACGTAAACGAGATATACACGCTTTTCGAGGAAATCAGGGAGATTGTAAAGGCAGGGAACAGTAATAGCGCTCCCACCCAACCCGAAATACTCGGCTTGTCGGCCATCGACGAGTTATCCGGTAAACTGGATGAAGCCATCAGAGAAATCCGCAAACCGGTTAGGACTGAATACCACCATATTTTCAGTATCGCTTCCAGTAAGGTATTTTACGGGATGATCGGGTTATGTATCATGTGCCTAATTTTATTTTTCATCGTATTCTACCAGCAGAAAGAAATCACTACCTGCAAGGACAACGATTTAAAGTACCGTTACGTCCAGATGCAGGGAGAAATCACCCCTGCAGGTGTAAACGATCTCGACAGTATTTTCGAGAACCGGAGGGATAGCGTGAGAATGATCCGTAAACTGGTGAAACAGCACGAAAAAGCAGTTATCGAAAAAACCAGAAGGTTGGAAAGGGCAAGGCTGAAAGAACTGGAAGCAGAGCAGTTGAGACAGGATGTGGAAAATTTCAAACACAAAAAATAAATTTCACAGCGATCAAAAAACACACTTTTGTGTGTTGTGTACACTATTTTTCTTCACGACCTTTGTTGCAAAAATAAGACAATATGGAAGAAAGATACAGTAGGAACCGAATTTATGTCCGCCCGGAAGAACAGCAACTCCTCAAGCATTTCCGCATCCTGCTGGGTGGTGCAGGTATCGGCAGTATTATAGCCGAGTGCGCATTGCGGTTCGGATTTGAAACCATTACCATCGTGGATGGCGACGTGGTGGAAGAATCAAACCTCAACCGCCAGAATTACCGGATGCAGGATATAGGTAAACCCAAAGCCGAAGCTTTGAAAGAGCATTTATTGAGTATCAATCCAAATGCTGACATTACGGCAATAAATACATTCATCGATGCCGGCAATGTGGAAGAACTGGTTAAAGAACAAGATGTTGCCATAAACGCATTGGATTTCCAGTCGGATATCCCGTTTGTTTTTGATGAATGGTGCCAGAAGTATAATGTCCCGGTCATACACCCCTATAATCTCGGTTGGGGCGGATTGGCATTTGTGGTGGAGCCTACAGGCCCGCAACTGAAAGACTTTACCGATAAATGGGAGAACTTTGAAGTACAGCTTATAGAGCGCATTGTGAATTACTTTAAACTCTGGGTACAACCCAAGCCGTGGATTGAAAAAATCATCACCCAATACAAAAATGAAAAAAGTATACTTCCGCCACCGCAACTTCCTATCGCTTCGTGGATAGCCGCCGGATTGTGCACCAACCTGTTGTTTTGCATTGCCACGGGGCAAAAGACAAAACGCTATCCAAAATTTTATCTGTCATCCATTATAGATGACAGGAATTAAACAGGGGAGACAAGTAAAGGTATTGTAAAGCTTCGAGCTCCACTTTGAATTATACTATATCAGCCTGTGGTGAATGGCAAAACCAAGGGCTTCGGTTATGTTACCCACGTTTAATTTCTCAAACAGTAACCGTTTATACCCCTTGATGGTATCGACCGACTTATGGATCTGTTCAGAAATTTCGTTCATCGTGCAGCCTTGTGCGGATAACCGGAGCACCTCTTTTTCATAATCCTTCAGTTCTACACCCGCATATTTGACCCATTTTTTATTTTCCGGATGATACCTCCAGCGCGAATTACAACCCTGACGGGAAATCTCGATATTACCGGCTTTCGTCTGTGAGGAGAGGGATACCGAGCATAACGCCAACCATATCCTGCCGTCCCTTGTCAAATGTAGCGGTGTGATTTCATGGTGGACAAGCATAGCCTTGCCTGACGGTTGTTTCATATGGAAATCGTAACCAAGCGTATATTCCAGCCGGTTCACAGGCGGAACAGACTCCGAGAACAAAAAACCTGCCCGGTTGATTTCCAGTAGAAGTGGCAGGTCTGCATCCGTCACACGTTCAAGATAAAAATCGTATCCCATATCCCTGACCTTTCCGGCAGGCATACCACAAAGGAATAAAGGGTTTTCAGACACATACAGGAAGTTTTTCCTGAAATAGTCAATGACGTAAATACTTACATAAGTAGTTCGTGAGAACGCATCCAAAAACTGAATATACCTTTCCATGGGTGCATAGTCCTCATCAGGGACAAAAAGAATTTCATTCTCCTGAATGAAAAAATCCTCTTTTTTAGCCATACAACACTCCTTTTAATAAAAACAGACGGATCTTACATCCGGAACTTAAGAAACACACTTTTGTGTCATTCCCTTTTGCCCCGACAACTGTACTTTTGTGTCCGTAAATATAAAAAAATAAATCTAAATAATGGATAAATTCATTACATTTTACGACAAATATACCATCTGGCAATTGTCGGAGGATAGTTTGCATGAACTTGCCGGATTTGTGGTGCGGGAAAACTACAAGCATCATTCCAATAGCCGGCCCAATATTCATTTCGATGCAGAAGTCGAAGCAGTATATCGGGAAGAAGTGCGTTATTTTAACCATTCACGGATATTTGTAGCAAAAAATAGTGAGAATAACATTATAGGAGCCATCCGCCTGATGCTGTGGGATGGGAGAGAAACACTGCCCATACAGTCTTTATTCGGCATTCAATGCCTAAACGATATTTCACCCGATGATAGTTGTTCTGCAATTTGGCATATAGGACGATTGGCAGTCAATACCGATATCGGCCGTCATGGATTGTTACTGTTCAAATCGCTGTTGCTCTATGCCATGTACCCGATTTGCAACAGAAAGAAAGGGATTGTGTTTGCAGAATGTGATAGCAAACTGCTGCGAACAATGAAACTAATGGGTATTCGGGTGCATAGCCTTGGCAATGGGATCGAATACCTCGGTTCGGAAACGATCCCCGTTTATTCCACATATGATGACCTTGTCGGTTTTTTTCGTGAGAACCAATCTTTCTACGGTATCAATCAAGCCAGTGTAGTTGCTTGAAATACAATTGTAAGGAACAACCAAGTGTCATTACGACGGCTTTTTTGGATCAGAATTGAAAAATATTCCGTAAAACCAAATGTTTTTTGCCCAAAGGAAAAAACACACAAAAGTGTGTATTTCGATAGTGTATGCCAAAAACACACTTTTGTGTATAGTAAATGGAAAAACAAGGGTATAATTTTGCATCAGTAAAGCAAAAAAATGAATTAATCAACAGATTTTTATAGTGCGCAATATGGAAAGAAGGTTGTTAAGATAGTTCATTGACAAATATTTATTCATACCCTGAGTACTTGAATACAATATGTACGGTATGGGGACAAAAAAATTACAATTATGAGAACAATTCTTTTTACATTGCTGGCATTAACATGCATGCTACTATCCTCTTGTAATAATGAGTTGGATGAACAACAAGTAGCGATCACCGATGAAACTAATACAGTTTTTAGGCAATCGGATGGAATTCTTATGTTTGATAATGAAGCAGCATTTTTAGAAGCTGTCGAAAAAGTGAGAAATAATGAAGTTGGAACTGCCTCTTTTACCCGTTCTGCTTCCGGGGAAGAATTTATTTCTTTATTTAGAGAATTTGATCAGGCTATGACTGAAGCAGACGATTATTACCAACGTGAGGGAGGATATGAAGAATTTAAGGTGAAATTCCCCAATCTGTATTATCCTGAATACGAAGAAGATTATGCAGCGTTCCTGCCAGTAAGTGACGAGGCTATTGCAAAGCTATTAAATCAGCAAGGTAAAGTTATAATAGCTGGAAAAGAGATAGATATGCGTGATGTTTTTTCTTATGAAAAAATTCAAGAATTAGGATTAGGTATGCCCGAAAATGTAAATGTTTATAATACTCCCTAAAAATCATACCACTGGTTAAGCTTAATAAAAATGATTAAATTTGACCAATGATTAAAATGATGAAAACAAGGAAGAAACACAGTGCAGCTTTCAAGGCACAGGTTGCGATAGAGGCAATCAAGGAAGCGGAAACACTTAGCGAGCTGGCCAAGCGGTTCGATGTGCATCCACAAATGATCTCCAACTGGAAACGGGAGTTCCTATCCCGAGGAGCAGAGATATTCTCAACCAAGGCTCCCGACGAGGAAGCCGCCAAACGGGAGAAAGAATTGTATGAGAAAATCGGCCGTCTGGAAGTAGAGGTGGATTTTTGCAAGAGGGCCTCAGAACAATTGGGGATACTGAAGTCCTCAAAGAAATAGTATCCCCGAGAAATGATTTGAGTCAACGACGCCAGTGTGAACTACTCGGATTGAATCGCAGCATGCAGTATTACAAGCCTGCCGGGGAGGATCCCGCAAACCTTGAACTGATGCGCCTGATGGACGAAGAATACATGGAACATCCTACAAAAGGCGTTTTGGGGATGGTTGATTTCCTGCGTGCATTGGGTATCCTGACAGGCCCAAAACGTGTCCGCCGATTGCTTCGTAAAATGGGCATCATGGCCATTTATCCGAAACGGAACCTGAGTAAGTTGGGGTTGACCAAATACATTCAGCCGTACAGACTTAGAGGTCTTGAGGTCACGCACTCGAATCATGTATGGTGTATCGATATCACGTACATACCAATGGCAAAAGGATTCCTTTACTTGACGGCTATCATTGATGTATATAGCCGGTATATTGTTGGCTGGGACATTCACAATACGCTGGATGCCGAAAACAGCCTGAATGTACTTCGTAAAGCAATCACCGTGCATGGCAAGCCGGAGATTGTAAACTCTGACCAGGGATCTCAATTTACGTGTCCAGGATGGATAGCGTATCTTGAAAGCCAAGAGATCACCATCAGCATGGATGGGAAAGGCAGGGCACTTGACAACGTCTGGATAGAACGCTTCTGGCATACACTCAAACAAGAATATGTCTATATTTGTCCAGCCGTGAACGGCAAGATGCTGCGAAAGGGGTTGACCAGGTTCATCAACTATTACAACAACCGGCGACAGCATCAAAGCCTTGATAGAAAAACGCCCTTTTCCTGGTATGAGTATGCAGCCTGATTCGTTTCCATTGCAAACAAAGGTAGTGCCTGCCCCGGAACCTGTCAAGGCTGTGACAAGCGACCTGAAGGTCGGCCTTGACAGAACCCGTTCCAGGCACAAAGAGTGGTTTACAATGACAACGAACTAAACTTAAAAACGAGACCTAGTGGTCTGACAAATGGGGAGTAAAATAAAATTTGGAAACCCGGGCCAAGCCAAGTGAAAGTTTTTGATAGTGGTGTTGAATTTGAAGTTGAATACAATTCAAATTTAGGACTGGTTGGAAGTGCCCTTAAAACTTTAGCAAAAAATGTCAAGAATAAAGCTCCTAATGTGGAATCTGCATTTGTTTACGCATATACAACAACTGATTCCGGCGGTGAAGTAAAAGGTATGATTCTTAAAAAGACAAAAGACAAGTAATAGAATCATAGTAAAATATTATATTTAAATTTTATATCCGGCGTGAGTGTTTATTTGCTTGCGCCGGATTAAAAGTAAAATAATCAAAATAATACGAATATATAAATGGAAACGAAGAAACTACTTTTTAGATACTTTTTATTTTGCTCCCTTTTTATTACAAACACTTTGTATTCACAAGAGTTGCAAACAGTATCCAGAATAGGATTGGGAATAAATGGACTTGATCTGGCGGTTGAGTTACCCATAGCGAAAAAAATAACCATTGAACCGAGCATTGGTCTTGGGCCAAGTTATGATTTCGGTGAAGGTGAAGCCCTTACGTTCAGGATGGATTGGCATTGGACATTATTGAATCCGAGCGTACATTTAGGAGTAAATGGCAAGTTTATTTATAACCATAAAAGTGAACCGAAATTATTCAATTCGGGAAACTTTATCGGTTTAAAAGTGAAATATGTATCAAAACCATTAACTGATGAGATACATTATTTGACCAATACATTGCTAACAAATCTGAATTGGGGAGGACAGCGAAATATTGGAAGACATTGGATTTTCAGTTATTCGTTAGGAGCAGGATACGGCTACAACCTCGATGAACCGTATGGTTTATTCTATCCGGCTTTCGATCTCAAATTTGCCTATGTATTGCCCTACGGAAGAAGCAATTAAAATTTAACTATAGCAAACAAAATACTAAATAGTCTCTTAGCTAATAAATTAATGTTTTCACAATTATAATTAGTATGAGGGACTATTATTTTACTAATTGTTTCTTTCTGCAAAAATAGAAGAACAAATAATGATACAAATATCGGCATGAAACGTATAATATTTTGTACTTTGGTTTTGGTTATGTTTTTTCTTAATTCAGTTTATTTGAATGCGCAAATCCAAAAAACTTTAGGTATGGATGGCGGTTTTTACTTTAATTCCAGTAACATAGCATATCATTTTTCGTTGACTTATAGCCTTCAATTCAATCAGTATTTTGGAATTTCTGCTGGAACTATGTTCCTTTCCGTTCCATTGGATATTGCTGGATGGTCGGATAGTTCAAGAAATAGCAGCTATTATTTTGATGAAGATAATATTAAACGTTTCAATCTGTTTTTTTCTACTTTTTATTCACGACCACTTTTCCAATCTACAGGTGTTTACACGAATTGGTCGGTTTCATTCGAACCAATTCCATATGAGTATATATCATTAGAGAAACGGATGAACAATGATATACTATCCGAGAATGTAGGTAAATACCAATTTACTGGATTTTCACCCGGTACATTTTTAGAAATGGGCTTAGTTCAATATTTAAATAGAGATAATAATGGATTAAGGCTATCCCTCGGGTTTGGTTATGGCTGGTATGATATGTATGCCGGTTATAATAGAGCTATTATTGATGGACAAAGAATATCGACATATATTCCTAATAATAATCTTTATAAAAGGATAAGTCTAAAGTTAATTGGACTTTAGACGATTAATGACTTAAAAATAAATGTAATTACACTTTCTAAATTCTAACGCGCTCATACCATATTTTCATTAAACAAATAGTTGGGATAATGTTTTCATTTAGCGAAGGTGCCTAAAATATCACATTTTACAACCAGTTCGGTGTTATACAGGAATTGGTTTCCTTATCTTTGAAATTAACAGACACAGTCTGTCATATTTCGGGAAACGATCATCCGGTTACAGACAATAGACTTATCGTATTATATTTTTTGTTTGGGTTTAATAGTTTAGAATTCACCTCTCTCCTTTTTTTGGGGGATGGATTATTATAGCCGGCGGTTACATTCTTTCCAGTACTATGGCCAACCATTTGTTTAACGAAAATCTCACTAATATACATTTCGCTTGTAAGATGAGTTACGTAGCTGTTACGGGTATAGGCGGTCGATAAATTCCGGTCTATCCCTAATTGTGCTGCTATTACTTTTAATGAATTATTTATTGGGTTTAATGCCAGTTGAATAGCGTCTTTTATCTTTCTTTCGTTTTGATCTACTCGTTCGATGCCGTTAAGAAATGGAAAGATATATCCATTCTGTTCTTTATTGCCGTGTCGGTTAATTATTTCTACCATTGGAGGTAGTAGCGGAGCGCAAATAGGCTCTGGATTTTTTTTCTTTTTTGTATCTCTGGTTTTCTTACGATGAAATACAATCTCTTGGGATGCTCCGTCGATGTCTTTGTATTGCAACCTGCATAGATCACCGAAATTTAGTCCGTTACAATAGAACATGAATATGAAAATATCCCTTGCAACCATCAATCCTTGATTGTCAGTCTCAAAATCCTCTATTTTCCAAATGTCCTCAATGTCTAAAGCGATAGATTTTCTCCCACCTTCCGGAATAGAATATTTATTCTTGCCCTCTCCAAATGGATAGCGAGTTCCGCTTAAATAAGGGTCTTCTCCATTGTTTATTATTGCCCTAAGTGTTCTCATATAAATCCCGATAGTAGCGTATTCTATACCGGTCGCACTCCAAAAGTCTTCGCAGTCAGATAAAAATTTCACCGTGATATCGTCAAATTTAATATCAGCGATGACGTTTAAAACATCCTTACCTTTTGTCTTATGCTTTTTACTTACACATTCTTCAATAAATAGTTGTTTGGCTATTTTACTTTTGATTTTTCTGTAATACTGAAAACGTATAAGAGCGTTTAATGTGGTTCTGTATATTGTTGCATTCCCGACCTTGAAGGTGTTGTTTAAAGTGTTTATTTTGGCCGTAAACGCATCATTTACGGTTAAGATATCCGACTTGCCTAATTTGTGATCGAGTGCTGCAAAAGAGAAATTGTCTGCAGTCTCTTTAACTGCGGGTTTAAGAATATCATCAAAATATTTTTGTATGTCGTCTTTATGCTCTCTTAGATGTGCCGCTTTAGTCTTAAAATTAAAATCAGCTTCCTCTGAAGCTTCAAATAATTCCCAGTCCTCACGATCTAATACTTTTCCTGTAGAGTAGTAGTCGCTATCTCTTTTATATGTTACACGCCACCGTAGTGGGCATTCATTTTCGGGATTTTTATTCCTTATATCTCGAACAAGTTTAACGGTTATACCGTTATTGGAATAGTAGAATTTCATATCAGTATATTTTTAGATTGTATTCGATATATAACAAACAATCATAACAAACAAATAACAAACAAAAGTAGCAAAAATATACAAATAGAAGAAATAGGAAAGAGTTAATAATTTATTATATATGCTGTTAAACAGGTATTTATGAATTATTTGAAAATAGAGAAAAAATACAGAAATAACTGTTTAAAAGCTTCCCAAGCTGAGGGTCGCGAGTTCGAATCTCGTTTGCCGCTCACTTAAAATCAGACACTTACCGGTTTGCCCTGGTAAGTGTCTTTCTTTTTGGGTAAACAATGGGTAAACAAAGCATGATAAAAAGACAAAAATATCCAAATAATAATAAACTCTTGGTTCAATTTTACAAATATCTCACCCAAGCAAATACCACAAAACTAAAGATGATCTGTTTTTAAATTAGTTTCCCCCCCCACTCACTAACCACAACAAAACCACCCCTGTCCCAATTTTGTCAATCGATATTTTAACTGGCATCTGTTTGCCGATGCAAGATACAGGAAACACCTTAAGAACAACAACCTCAAGACAGAGTTTCTGGAAAATGAAAACGAAATCGATAAATCAATAGCCATCCTGGTTCGGCTGAATATGCTGAATTCAATTTGTCGCGATGAGACATTTATCTACTCATACAATATCATCTTAGAGGATGACACATTTAATAATTATCGAGTATTGTTTTCTTACAAGCTGAAAGAAGAAAACCATTCCACGCCCTACCATATAGAACAAGAGTGTAAAAAGTACAAAGAAGACTATCCAAAAAATATCCTGGCAGATTATTTACTTGATGATGACAATCTCCATTTCTACAACCAAAGAAGATTCGAACTACTTAAAGATGAGGAGTGGTGGTTAAATGCTTTAAATAAAGCGTATGAAATATTCGATAAAGCACGTATTCTGGTAAATGACCCATTTAAAACCCAATATATGGTCAAGAATATTTATTTCGATGATAAAGTGACGGAGAGCACCATAGTTACAATCATAAAAAGACCGGTCGACAATTATTCTTATTATCTGACCGATATACAAAAGAAAAAACTTGAAATGTTATCTGATAATATCGATGTATATGGGAAAGAGAACTTTTTGAAAAGAAATTTTTTATCTAATAAAAAAATTAGTTCTTTTGTCGTAATATTATCAGACTATTTTGATAATACTTCGGTATTTTTTTTAAATAGTTATTATAATTCACTGAATATCAATAGAGTATGGTGCTACTTGAGGATCTGGTATAAATTGTTGACTGTCAGTATTATAAATG
Protein-coding sequences here:
- a CDS encoding MobC family plasmid mobilization relaxosome protein — encoded protein: MNTIKRGGRPAKKLGEKRRYTVSVKLDTREYFSLRTKANSAGISTSEFIRQSISGSMIRPRMTPEMNDHIRKLSGMGNNLNQIARRANAEGYANARGEYLRLAVKIDDLIEALRNDG
- a CDS encoding relaxase/mobilization nuclease domain-containing protein, which gives rise to MMAKITQGSSFKGVVKYVIDERKDMQILAADGLRLKNLNTVIDGFVTQAGMNGRVSKPVGHISLDFSAQDKDKITNQMMVKIAHDYMQRMGITGTQYIIARHFDKEHPHIHLVFNRVDNNGKTISDSNDRYRSEKICKELTHKYGLYYSTGKENVKQHRLREPDKTRYEIYEALKTSVPRCRDWKQLIRELERSGIRTEFKTKGNTTTVEGVKFRKGGYTFNGSKVDRMFSYSKIDYQLKQNVRQSMRQDQAQSISATVHNSTESIVSGLGGLFDIRPASGHDDDQAYLYQQPKKKKKRRYGRQM
- a CDS encoding HesA/MoeB/ThiF family protein, producing the protein MEERYSRNRIYVRPEEQQLLKHFRILLGGAGIGSIIAECALRFGFETITIVDGDVVEESNLNRQNYRMQDIGKPKAEALKEHLLSINPNADITAINTFIDAGNVEELVKEQDVAINALDFQSDIPFVFDEWCQKYNVPVIHPYNLGWGGLAFVVEPTGPQLKDFTDKWENFEVQLIERIVNYFKLWVQPKPWIEKIITQYKNEKSILPPPQLPIASWIAAGLCTNLLFCIATGQKTKRYPKFYLSSIIDDRN
- a CDS encoding response regulator transcription factor yields the protein MAKKEDFFIQENEILFVPDEDYAPMERYIQFLDAFSRTTYVSIYVIDYFRKNFLYVSENPLFLCGMPAGKVRDMGYDFYLERVTDADLPLLLEINRAGFLFSESVPPVNRLEYTLGYDFHMKQPSGKAMLVHHEITPLHLTRDGRIWLALCSVSLSSQTKAGNIEISRQGCNSRWRYHPENKKWVKYAGVELKDYEKEVLRLSAQGCTMNEISEQIHKSVDTIKGYKRLLFEKLNVGNITEALGFAIHHRLI
- a CDS encoding transposase; its protein translation is MMKTRKKHSAAFKAQVAIEAIKEAETLSELAKRFDVHPQMISNWKREFLSRGAEIFSTKAPDEEAAKREKELYEKIGRLEVEVDFCKRASEQLGILKSSKK
- a CDS encoding IS3 family transposase gives rise to the protein MNRSMQYYKPAGEDPANLELMRLMDEEYMEHPTKGVLGMVDFLRALGILTGPKRVRRLLRKMGIMAIYPKRNLSKLGLTKYIQPYRLRGLEVTHSNHVWCIDITYIPMAKGFLYLTAIIDVYSRYIVGWDIHNTLDAENSLNVLRKAITVHGKPEIVNSDQGSQFTCPGWIAYLESQEITISMDGKGRALDNVWIERFWHTLKQEYVYICPAVNGKMLRKGLTRFINYYNNRRQHQSLDRKTPFSWYEYAA
- a CDS encoding phage integrase SAM-like domain-containing protein — its product is MKFYYSNNGITVKLVRDIRNKNPENECPLRWRVTYKRDSDYYSTGKVLDREDWELFEASEEADFNFKTKAAHLREHKDDIQKYFDDILKPAVKETADNFSFAALDHKLGKSDILTVNDAFTAKINTLNNTFKVGNATIYRTTLNALIRFQYYRKIKSKIAKQLFIEECVSKKHKTKGKDVLNVIADIKFDDITVKFLSDCEDFWSATGIEYATIGIYMRTLRAIINNGEDPYLSGTRYPFGEGKNKYSIPEGGRKSIALDIEDIWKIEDFETDNQGLMVARDIFIFMFYCNGLNFGDLCRLQYKDIDGASQEIVFHRKKTRDTKKKKNPEPICAPLLPPMVEIINRHGNKEQNGYIFPFLNGIERVDQNERKIKDAIQLALNPINNSLKVIAAQLGIDRNLSTAYTRNSYVTHLTSEMYISEIFVKQMVGHSTGKNVTAGYNNPSPKKRREVNSKLLNPNKKYNTISLLSVTG